A single Lolium perenne isolate Kyuss_39 chromosome 6, Kyuss_2.0, whole genome shotgun sequence DNA region contains:
- the LOC127305167 gene encoding uncharacterized protein produces the protein MGAGSSCAAGAPSSRRRPRIGLGGCFGAGSSAGDGGGGLAAAASSSSTSSSSRARQVETLRAERELAGLDFRPSLSAKDLRHSSEPDPRVHPSSSTISHHLRFNHLDCREDKEGAPGVKNPETSGLESSSGKDAMIRGNAEITMGRELVVEHAPRNVHTDTVCITEVGGSVSQSDFHSSLMSTERIMSDLEDAQIALHRNPSAAVPASERSDISLTSLTPVSPATSTASSVIGESIADATPSRTDVPVVSESIGQIGGSTLHDDMISIFSNDGLGHSRDSSSSESRRNHRMVIWDALSRRGSRGYLDSDTDDLGSRWLDLGDDLFGDEVEEARFFHRRRHGSVRVNQYSRSRIREHRRAIFDSGNGQSTAACPLGIHQIGRCTCDSFLVAEESSARASVSRIVMLTEALFEVLDEIHRQSSSLSLSMVSVQAPESVVNALPCKSYKKLVTAQCSADLEQCHICLTEYEDGDQIRTLPCKHEFHLQCVDKWLKEVHRVCPLCRGDVCEGGAS, from the exons ATGGGCGCCGGGAGCAGCTGCGCCGCCGGCGCGCCGTCGTCGCGGCGCCGGCCGCGGATCGGCCTGGGCGGGTGCTTCGGGGCCGGATCCTccgcgggcgacggcggcgggggGCTCGCcgcggccgcctcctcctcgtccacCTCATCCTCCTCGCGCGCTCGCCAG GTAGAAACTCTGCGAGCAGAGCGAGAACTGGCTGGGCTGGATTTCCGTCCTTCTCTATCCGCCAAGGATCTTCGCCACAGCAGCGAGCCTGATCCGAGAGTGCATCCGTCTTCGAGCACCATAAGTCACCATCTCAGGTTCAATCACTTAGACTGTCGTGAGGACAAGGAGGGTGCGCCGGGGGTCAAAAATCCCGAGACAAGTGGTCTGGAGAGTTCATCGGGAAAGGATGCCATGATCAGGGGCAATGCAGAGATAACTATGGGGAGAGAGCTTGTAGTAGAGCATGCACCTCGTAATGTCCATACCGACACAGTTTGCATTACAGAAGTTGGTGGCTCTGTATCTCAATCTGATTTCCATTCCTCGCTGATGTCAACTGAAAGGATCATGTCTGACCTGGAAGATGCACAGATAGCTCTCCACAGGAACCCATCCGCAGCTGTTCCGGCAAGTGAAAGATCAGATATTTCTCTAACCAGCTTAACACCCGTGTCGCCTGCTACTTCAACCGCATCATCCGTCATTGGAGAGTCAATTGCAGATGCAACTCCTAGCAGAACAGATGTTCCAGTGGTCAGCGAATCCATTGGTCAGATTGGTGGAAGTACATTGCATGATGACATGATcagcattttctcaaatgatggccTAGGGCACTCTAGAGATTCGAGCAGCAGTGAATcaagaagaaatcatagaatggtTATATGGGATGCGCTTTCGAGACGTGGCTCTAGAGGTTATCTAGATTCTGACACTGATGATCTAGGTAGTAGATGGCTAGACCTTGGTGATGACCTCTTTGGAGATGAGGTTGAGGAGGCACGATTTTTCCATCGCAGACGCCATGGTTCAGTCAGAGTAAACCAGTATTCAAGATCTCGG ATTAGAGAGCATCGCCGTGCTATTTTTGATAGTGGGAATGGACAAAGTACTGCTGCTTGTCCTTTGGGGATTCACCAAATTGGCAGATGCACCTGTGATTCTTTCCTGGTCGCTGAAGAATCTAGTGCTCGAGCAAGTGTATCAAGAATTGTCATGTTAACCGAGGCATTATTTGAG GTATTGGATGAAATTCATCGGcaatcctcatcactttcactttCCATGGTCTCTGTTCAAGCTCCAGAATCTGTGGTTAATGCATTACCATGTAAGAGCTACAAAAAGCTTGTGACAGCCCAATGCAGTGCTGATTTGGAACA GTGTCATATCTGCTTAACTGAATATGAGGATGGAGATCAGATAAGGACTCTCCCGTGCAAACacgagtttcacctgcagtgtgTGGACAAGTGGCTTAAAGAAGTACACAG GGTGTGCCCGTTGTGCCGTGGGGATGTCTGCGAAGGTGGCGCCTCCTGA